The sequence below is a genomic window from Lycium ferocissimum isolate CSIRO_LF1 chromosome 9, AGI_CSIRO_Lferr_CH_V1, whole genome shotgun sequence.
AAATCCATTCTGTTTTACAATCTCTTGTGCCATGTCAGCCATACTGGAGCATTCAATCTGAAAATTAAGTTGTAAAGGATCAGCCGTACCCACTAGACTAGTTCACAATGGCTTTTTCTAGCACTTTTACATATTTAGTTTGATGATATTGCAAAGACAACTGCCAGTTCCACATAGCTTTATACCAGGACCCACCACAAGATAAGAACCATGGACCAATCATGAAAGAACGAGAAATTATATAACGTGGAAGTACTAAATGAGGACAAGGAACAAGCGGAATGCATACCGCATAAACATGTTTGGCACCAACTTTTGCGCAAAAGAGTGACAGGATTCCTGTCCCAGCTCCCACATCAAGGACCACTTTATCCTtgaaaagaaaggaatttttATAGATTACATTTTGGTAGGTCTTAGTTCTTACCGCATCCTTCAACATCTCCTGTTACCacggaaaaataaaaattagaacaaTTTAAAAATCACCTATAAGCAAAATTGTATCAACAAAAGATACAACAAAAGATACGAAGAAAGATGGATGCTTACTTCGTGAATACCTGCAAAAGcatcaaaaaaacaaaatgtgGATAATTAGCTTCTATAAGTAACCTCGATCAAGCAAGATGCATAAAATGTGTTAGCTGGTAATGAAGTTGAAGGTCAAGCGAATACTATAGGTCTAAGAACCAATGGATACATGACAAGACAGCTTGTCTATCACCAAGGAAACAATTCCTCCAACTCAATATTTCATAGTTAGAAGCAATCAACAATAAAATATATTCCATTTGCCAGACCATAAAAGGAACAGAAGGGATGTACGTTGAAGTATACTGAATAATAGTGGTAGTAAAAACTCAACCAATTACCCCAAGCAACTCTGACCAAAAGCAAAAAGATGAAACAGAATAACACAATAAGAAGAAACCCCATGTTTATGTTTTTAATTCATATATGCTAAGTGAAGGGAAAATACTGTATATGAGATATTTCCTCAGAACAACAAAAGAACTCTTTTTTTATCTCCAACCAAGAAAATAAGCATAAACTAACGTTTTTATAGCCCAACAAAGTCGGAACTGGTCATGAACTTCTCCAAGCCACTTATTTTTGTCAACTATATCAACCAATCAACTACAACTCAATCTCAAAATAGTCACTGCGGGTTTATTAAATCCTCTACATCCATTCTGCTCTAGTTGGACTCATCCCAATACAGGTAAATTACAACCTTATCTAAAACCAAGATTGCAAATTCAGGTGGTTAATTTTGCAAGTTATGAAAAACTAAGGGCCCATTTGGCAGTGGATAATTCTCACTTTTTTCCGGACTAAAAATCATGTCTGTTTTCACATTTTTCACTCCAAATCACCCACAAGCATTTAACATTTATCCAAGTAGTAATTAcaactccaatttccaaataccattttttaactttttttccaaatactactccctcatttccataataagtgattttttaggcttttcaatcttttcaaaataagtggtgctttaggatttcaagaataCCCTTATTTAAATAGTCAAGATTCATTaatcaacttttctttttctaaaaagtaGTAAAACTTGATTAGGGTTAAGTTAAtaaaaacactcctaatttTCTCGGAGTAAGCAatttcttaaagggtgtgcaTGAACCTAAAAAAaaccacttattatggaacggagggagtactttttttccaaaaatttcacatttttaatgTCCAAACACCCACTAAGTTAGGAATCTGAAGATTTTGAGTTTTTGCAAGACTCCAAAATCTGAGCTTGCAAActtccaaaaagaaaattacttgtaaacaaataaaaacaaatactttctccaaaactcaaaagATATTAACCAATAAACTAGAAGAAGCTCAATTTAAGAAAAAGACAGTTCAACTATACTGATTTACTATCTAACAGATAAAAACACATAGAAGTAAAAACATGGTGAAAAATTACTGACCAAAATGAGAGTATGAGTCAAAATAATAATCAGCACTAGTCTTATCACCACCAACCACCATGGAATCACACATAGCAGTATCTTCATCAACTTCAAGATTTGAGCTTGTGCTTGCTGAATTCTGATTCTCATTGTTGCTTTGTAAATCCATtgttttgatgagattttgGAGTTATGTGAATGGTGTTTGGAAAGTTGTAGGGTTTAAGAACAACAAATGGGTGGCTCCAAATTAGGGTTTATGAGAGAGCAAATGTGTGGGATTTCTTTTGGGTTTTTATATATTGGCTGTGTTTACTGTTGGAcaatactacttttttttttttttatttctcactCGGTGTCCCGTAAGTTCTTTTGTGGtcagaagaaaaatatatatttttttttatatattcgatattctttcatttttttctcatatttggtCCGACTAAATGTGGATTACGCCGGAAAAAAGTAAAGCACTCACTGACAAAGATGACTTTTAACAATGTTAACAGCTCACCTCTTAAGTTTTCTCTAAATTTTGAAGTAGTCTGACAAGgtataaaattgaaaaagaaaaaaaaaattatagctcGTGATTTTAAATGTATTTTACTTGAGCCGGGAGTCTTTCAGAAATAGTCTCTCTATTTCTACTAGTAGGGGTAAGTTGTTCGTACGTACTACCCTGCTCCCCAAATTCAACATAGAATTACACtagatatattgttgttgtgattttaaatatattactTATACTAGCATTTATGAAACAATAAGTCTTCTGAAACTTTAAACAAATTTAATGACTTATGAAAGTATAAGGAGCAGAAGTGTCAAAAATAACTTTGTGATAACACTAAAGTCCAcacaaattaaggtatgtaaaacttTTGGCCGACTCTTTGACAACAAATTCCGCTGTAGCACTGGCAATTCCCATCAAATTTAAAGGAATCCGGGTTCAAGCCCCGGCAGCGGAAAtcttttgtaaatttttttcgTTCTTTTGGAGACATCAATACCACTGATAAGGGGAAAAAAAGTTGCATAATACTCCATATTAAGAATATTTTTAATGGTGTGGTATTTTTTTGAGATAAATATATTGAACTTGGCACGTTACAAAGAATGTGGTGAATTAATGTGGTTTAGTCATGATTGTGTACCTTCTAACACATGTCACACATTTGTTGATTGGCTGGTAATGCGAAATTTTAAGCAAAATTCAATAAATACGGATAAAAATGAGGGGAAAAAGAGTTTAAGTGCATATACTTTTTCTTGTTTCCCACTCTGTGTTTGATATCATCGTATCGAAATCCCGACTAATCCAAATTCACGCCACATAATATTCTCATCAGAGGGAAAGCGCTCcctactgaaaaaaaaaaatcatatccaaagctagactccgaaacttctaattaaAGATGGAGAGCTCATATTCTTCCCACCACAACCTGGCGCAAATAATTGCATTATATGGAACTTCTGTAAAAGTACAGTTAAAaagaacggaaaagggccaaaattacccttgaactttgaaaaatagttcattcatacccttcgttatactttaggctAATTATACCCTTATGTTACTTATGGGGTCAATTATGTTTGTCTAAGCatttgccacgtggcatcatcctagcccttcaaaattattttaccctcaaataatttttttttcaccgaAATCTTTCAATCAgacccgaatttttttttttttttcaaagaaaaataatacgaataatttttccaaaaaaaatataaaaataattccgtattatttttgccgaaaaaaaaaatttaacattgagttattttagtgagtaaaaaattatttgagggtaaaataattttgaagggttgTGAGGATAACTGTTAAATGCTGTATTGACAGCAGATAATTGACCCCATAAGATAATCAGAAGTAAgataattggccctaaagatAACGAAGCTTTTGCATTTacgaactatttttcaaagtctCGAGTGAATTTCTACTTTTCCGTAAAAAGAATCCATTGACTAAAATATGATATAGCTACTTTATTTCACAAAGGAGGAATTCTACTATACAAATTTAGCTAATTTATTTTACAAAAATCGGTTTCTAGCTCAACCAACGATAGTCTGCTGCAAGGATTTGGATTACTTTCAAACATCCAATGAGTTTGTCAATATACAGTCTAAATAATAGCTACTAGGCATTGACCCCGACAAACTGGGGCTCTCCTTCACCCTGATAAGGATGGCACAAGGTTCACAACTAACTACTTACCCATAAAATTTGAGATCACAATTTGTATTAGCCACAATAACTTATTAGTTCTACATAGAGAAAATATGCAGGATGGTTAAAGATACACATATCGGAAGTAATAATGCACAGATCAGGCTATTGCAAAGCCATGCACGGGCGGGCAAAATATACGATGCCTCTTTGACTAGGCAAAAACTGCTTTTCTACTAGCTCTATTGATATCTACCACAATAGCTGGCATCAAAGCAGCAGGCTAGTCTTATTGCTGGTTACTTGAAATCCCCACACCGACCTAACATTTCCAACGTTAATGACAGGAAACTAGAGTACAACTAAGGGAGAAGGCTACATTAGCTAGCTATTTAGTACAAGACATCATTTTGGCCGAGTATCAAGGCCAATCCAGAGAAGAAAACTAGCCCTCGTAATCCCCCTCCAAGAACTTGTTCTCTGCATAAAAGACCGCAACAACTGGGTTTCCTCCGAATTTTCTGCCACTCAACCCTTTTTGAGCTCTCGAAGAATTCTCCACGTCGACATACTCCAAAAAGACCTGAAATAAGTAGCAAATGTGTATAACCAACAGCAAACATACTGAATAAACATAGGTCTTTTAGAGGTGGTCCAAAAGTATCATTTCAAGAGCTAGTGAATTTGGTAAGTAACACATTATATAAAAGTGATCAAATTATATTCAATAACAGTTGCCCAActataaagaaaaaattgaatagaAATCTACTAGAACAGAAAATTAGAATCTCAAGAGTAACATCAATTCATCTACATGACCAAACCCTAATTgacaataaaaatattattaacagTTACTGCTGACAAAACCAAGATAATTTCAGAACATGTATCCTAAGAATACTAGTATAGTATTTTTATATTTGTGTAGAATACTGGTGCAAGGTTTACATTACTTTAGAAAGTATATTGGTGCATAATAAAATTCTGCAGAAAGCATCATACTGCATACTAAAATTACTGACCTTTCCAACCCCTGGTGTAGGTTCACCATCAGGCCTTGGGCGTGGGATGACTAAGTTCACTAAATTACCTGCAAATTGAAGAAAGATAGTATGGACATCACGTCAGAAGAAAGAGCTATCAAACATGAAGCTAGACTAGTTATTAAAAGGGAAGAAAAACATGTCTAGCTTGATAGGTCTGAAGTGACTGAATGTACACACCGAACTTTGCACACTCCGTTCTCATATCTTCCGTTATATCGTCATAGTTTTCATCATCTTTGAGCTCATCCGGGCTAACCACATTTGTTAGGCATAAGACTTTCGTAGGAGATCCACCAGGTTGTAGCATGAGTCTCTGCAAATCAGACGACACAAACAAGCCAAATTGCCAATGATCAGTCACCATTGTCCGCGATGCAGCTTAGCAAGATATTTGCAGTAAAATGAGCCATTCAGAAGATGAAtatcttgaatgaatagtatatTATGCTGCAAACAATTTCAAAATGTTAAGCAGAGCATCCCGCTCGCAAGtgtataaaaaggaagaaattcgaAAATCTCCCAACGGCAaggctaaataaaattggtGGACTTGCTTATCCCGAATAAAATGAGCCAGAATTATTATCCAACACCTTTACTACCCAAGGTTCAGGTGATATATGCAGGAAACAAAGCCACCCCTGATCACAGAACAACGCAATAGCCATAAGACATCAAATAATTGTTGcccaaagaaaaggaaataggCATCTGATCATACACAATCCTTCAGCGGGTTGGATTTGCAGACAAAATTTAGAACTTTGTGGGAAAGTAAAAAGGCGAAAGTAAGCTAAATCTTCCATGCAAGATTCAAAACACAGAACAAAacattcttcaaattaaaaCTCAACAAAATCTTAAATCTAAATAACACTGATAATCAAAAAAGAtggaaagaagaaagggaaacaGGGAAAAAACCTTACTTAATAACTCTAGGAGCAACACACCTGAGCgtccaaaaaaatttattgcTCTCCTACACAAGTGAAAAGCGGTGCTTTATTGGATGCCCGTACCTGCAATAGGACTTGAATTGACCCTCGGGATGAAGCAGACATTTTTGACCCTGAGATGCCTTCTTATGACTGGGGGTGGGCGTttggtttttcggttcggttttatcaaacttcgattTGATTATTTCgggttcgattttttgaaggtggacaccgaacccaactagttcggttcggttctttcgattttggttttttaaagttcggttcggttcggttctttcgattttggttttttaaagttcggtttcggttttttcaattcagttttttttatataatattagaagcgattccattgacactaattcatattctcaaaagcaataaaacataaaactgataaattgaaatcaaaatcaaaatcaaacaaacaggaacacaagaacagaaaactataatcatgatataggattactaggtgttatatacataccgtaagaataattaagaaaacacataaaggacatacattaatcctaaagacacatcttagttacctttctttgttaaggatatttgattttctcaattgaagtggaaaattagggatacaaatgcgaaagaggacttattacaattaggttttttttgctttaaacttaatgggcctggactattttaattttttttttgataatgtattaaattttggTGCTGTTCGGTTTTTCTTCGGctttttatcaaacttcggttcggctatttcggtttcggtttttttacggtggacaccaaacaccgaaccaaactagttcggttcggttcgatttttcggttttcggtatttatgcccagccctacttATGACCGCTTATCTATTAGTAGTTGAATTAGAAGTTGGAGTAGATATTCCCacgtgataaaaaaaataaaaaaaataaaaaaaaaagtgtccacttagcccctttttttttattaaaaaaagtgtccgtttatcaaatcaagaaagaattaatcttattttttcagatttgccacATGATCAAATAtcaatacttatttaattaggagtagtttaatcaaattatctatttttgtctagaaattagtatttttttaagagGTGTGCAAATGGTTAAgtagactcttttttttatccggagggagtagtagaTAGTAGATAGTACATAGTAGATAGTAGAAGTAGGCAGTAGAATTGTCAAAAATAACTTTGTGATAACATTAAAGTCCACACGAATTAAGATATGTAATACTTTTGGCAGACTTTTAGGCGACAAATTCCGTTGTAGCACTGGCAATtcccattaaatttaaaagaatcCGGGTTCAAGCCCGGCAGCGGAAATCTTTTGTGAAAATTCTTCGTTCTTTTTGAAACATCAATCCCACTGATAAGGGGGAAAAAAGTTGAATAATACTCCATATTAAGAATATTTTTAATGGTGTGGTATTTTTTTGAGATAATTATATTGAACTTGGCACGTCACAAAGGCATGGGCGGAGCCACCCTATAGCAAGGGTGGTCAGATGAACACCCTTCACCGGAAAATTATATCGGGTGTATAGGTCATATACTGTATTTTGTGGATATATACTTACATTGAACACCCTTTGCACAACCAAACGGCGCAGCTCAGCGGCAAAGAGTGTTCAAATTTGGTCTCATCTCGCGGGTTCGATTTATCGTTAAAGCATTTTTGTTCACATTTTGAATTTAAAACACGTTGTTGATAAGTATACTAGTACGATGTATGGGGGGATGAAGCACCGTTAAAGTGATGGAGCCCCCATTGGATTTCGTCAAATGGGATCCAAGTAGGCAAACATATATGTGGCCAATACCTTCTTTACTTCATTTTCTGTTAagtattttataatatattAGACTTAAAGTATAATAACAAAGTAAGTGTATATTTGTGATTTAGATTAATGCAggttataattataataaagatggttatattcatgatttcattAATATATTAATTACTATTAAGTTTTATGTATATACCTGAAAATATCTCaactaaatttataaaaaaatatttctaaatttattaatGTTTTTTCCCTCACGAGAAGGGCTAAtagttttataaattttatttataataagtctgttttatttgctttttaATTACTTCAAAAGGTTTGTTTAAAATCTCACTGTCTCCTCCCGTTAAACGCTATTGAAGATGGTTCCTGTGTCGTTCCTCTCTGTTTCTTTTTATACCTTCCAACTTTTTTAATTTACTTGTGTCTTGTGATTTTCTTTGCTCAACTAAAAATTTCGTCGAAAAACCAAAATTCATTTTGAATTTAGTGATGGATTATGCTTTGAAGACAAACTACAATGCAAAACCGCAAAGCTAATTATGATGTAGTTcgatttaaattaaaaaaatattttgtataattttgaaCACTCATTTTGgctcattaaaaaaatatttagaaattgTCCGCTTTGGAGCCTTTGCCCTCACGATTTTAAAACGCGTCTTATCCAAGCACTTATAAACACTCTTCGTTCTCCTCCCCAACCGAGTGTGGGATTCTTTATTTAAGGCAAGCCTTACACTCGCCCCCGGGGACTCGCCGTCCTCgccgaggtttgccccaccaccggtttGCCCCACCACGGCACCGTGCACGTACAAACGGTGCGACCGCACAAAGGATACACGCTGCTCGATATACCGACGGTGAGGGATACCTCGAATGGTGGGGTTATGTCATTATTGTGTACCTTCCAACACATGTCTGGTAGTTAATATTGAAAGGTTTCATAGACGATATTAGCGGAATTTTGAGCAAAACGTTTTCATGAAACATGGATAAAAACTTTATTCCgcaaaatatattttcatgcaAAAACACAGATATATTGTTTGATGCGCAGTAAAGTACGTATTCTttttcggggcgtgacaatgtCATTATTGTGTACCTTCCAACACATGTCATGAAATCGTTGAGCGGAATTTTGAGCAAAATTCTTAAACATGGATAAAAATGgcaaaaacacaaaaaagagTAAAGTACgtattctttttcttgtttcctACTCGGTTTCTAATATCATCGTATCGAAATCCCGTCTAATTCAAATTCGCACCACATAATATTCTCATAAGCACTCcgtactgaaaaaaaaaaatcatactcAAAGCTCAAATCCGAAACTTTTAAAGAGCTCATATTCATCCCACCACAACCTGGCGCAAATAATTGAATATATGGAACTTCTTTGTCAAAGTATcgttaaaaaaattcattgacTACAATACAATATAGctaaaaaaatttacaaaataggTATTCCACCACAATACAAATTTAGCTAATTTATTTTACAAAACTATGTTTCTAGGGGATTTGGATTACTTTCAAACATCCAATGAGCTTGTCAATATACAGTCTAAATTATAGCTACTAGGCATTGAACCCTACAAACTTGGGCTCTTCACCCTGATGAGTAGAGTCCGGCACttttgtaacaaaaaaaaaaaaaaaattggaaccaaactaacccattaaaaaaaaaaaaatcaaactaggCACGCATTgcattctgtgcgtgaaagggccaaagtgtacatttatattttggccctttcacgcacagaatctgtgcgtgaaacccTTCCCTAAAACCCCCGACCCAACCTTTATTcattctcttctctttcatttcctccatcTTCACCCTTTCAACACACTTTTGCACTTCCAAAAACATGTcctaaagttttgaaatttcaatGTTTGCTATACAACCAGATATTTGCGAATGCAGTTATTACTGTaaactaaaaacatcaaagacCCAAGATAATCCGGGTCGCCGTTTTtggcgttgtaaagtgcccgaagtaagtgtttttacattttttagtgttttttttttcactttatccatatattttacttgaaaaaactaattttcttgtaatgtttataggatatgaGCGGTTGCAAATACTTTCGATGGGAAGATAGCATTCACGTGGATAAAACGGTGGCGGCGAAGTTTAAAAATCCAGTTTTGGATAAAGATACCGTGACTTCACGTATCTCTAGAGATACCGCTAAGTTGGACTCAGAATTTAAGCTTgtggaagctgaagaaaaaattgaaggtttggaGGTGTTGCTCATCGATTTCGAAAAAAAACGAAATTTGCTGAAGGCTA
It includes:
- the LOC132030933 gene encoding splicing factor U2af large subunit A isoform X2 → MLQPGGSPTKVLCLTNVVSPDELKDDENYDDITEDMRTECAKFGNLVNLVIPRPRPDGEPTPGVGKVFLEYVDVENSSRAQKGLSGRKFGGNPVVAVFYAENKFLEGDYEG
- the LOC132030933 gene encoding splicing factor U2af large subunit B isoform X1 gives rise to the protein MSASSRGSIQVLLQRLMLQPGGSPTKVLCLTNVVSPDELKDDENYDDITEDMRTECAKFGNLVNLVIPRPRPDGEPTPGVGKVFLEYVDVENSSRAQKGLSGRKFGGNPVVAVFYAENKFLEGDYEG